Within the Erigeron canadensis isolate Cc75 chromosome 6, C_canadensis_v1, whole genome shotgun sequence genome, the region GTATAATTGTTAGTAATTGTTagtatttagtatatatatatatatatatatatactttatttaagTTTAAGTTGTTAGTAATTGTTAGTATTTAGTATAATTGTTAGTAATTGTTagtatttagtatatatatatactttatttaagtttaagttgttagtaattgttaatataattGTTAAGTAATATATCTATGTTTATGTTGTTAATGGTAGGATGGTGTAAGGAATAGTGGATGTGATGATATACATGTGATGACTGAGGTGCTTAAGGACTACAAAACAAGAATCGGGAAGGAGTTCACGAGTATTGCAGCTTGGAAGGTTGTCAAAGATGAAGCAAAGTGGAAGGAAACAATTCAAGTTGGGCAAACATCTTCGGCCCATTCGGATAAGCGAAGAAAGTCGTCAGAAGGAGGCAATTATGAGTCGTCTAGTAACAATGACGATGCCACTGTGTTGCCGGATTTGAATGAGTCAAGCACTCCTAGTAGTCGGCCAAGAAAGGGCCAAAAGAATGTGGGGCCGTCGTCGTCAAAGGGGAGAGGTTATTTTTCAGCTTTTACGGAGGAGTACGCGGagaagaaaaggcaaaataTGGAGGAAGCGAACATGAAGAAGCAAACATTGTTGGACTTACAACTCGAGCATCAAACTACCAAGACCAAGAGGAGTGACTACAAGTTTTTCAACACCCCACACGCGACATCCGATCCAAGAAGCAGAGAGTGGGCGATTGAGCAAAAGCGGGAGATTGCGGCGAAGTATGGATGGGAGTTTAATGAGTGattattatgttgtttaatCTATCGTTTATGTTGTTTATGTGTcgaacattttaatttttacttgTCTAAGTGTGTAATgaactttgtttaattttaatatgtatggtttatgttttaattttaatgaaatatttaaaatatgtttttattaaaaaaagaaaaagtttgattaaattaaatgaaaaagaaaaaaaaaaaattttggaggGATGGGGAAGGCATGAATGCCAATAAAAATAGTTGGAAgggataaaaaagaaaattgaattgGACAAAAATAATTGGTGGAATTTGGGAGGGATGGAGATTTCAACCACACCACTCCCTTCCCCGTAGTAGATAAGAGACACATCTTAAATTATATTAGTGATTAAATATTAGTGTTTGATAGTAATAAGGTAATTTAAAATTGGCAACTTTCAAAAGGACACATGTCGTTTAGTTAATAAGCCAAGTGTCATTAATAAAAGccttaatcctgttttagtatattgacAGATATTAACATTTTATTCGTACGAAATCAAGCTATGTAATTATTATGTCCCTTAGTTATTTAAAGGAAAACTTTATAACATAGATACAAAATGCATTTAGTAGCATACTTTTTATTATGTACTTTGGAATGCAAATTAGTTATCCATAAGAATTTCACACATGTATACAAATGTTGACAGTCCGATAGGCGATAGCTAGAGACGAGGGAAAAACATGCTAAGCTCAAAGGATGGcggaaagaaaaaatgaaaaaggacGAGGAAAAGAGAAATGTGATTGAAGAACATGCAGCTTATGCATTTAGAGATAGTTGTTGGGGAAACGAGAATGTTGTATCCTGACGAAAAACAAAGGAGAAGTGATCTTAAGGTTGAATTGCTTACTTGAGATTATGAGTCATATGGGCTTTCCAAAAAAATGGTGTGGGTGGATTTCAGGACTTTTAACATCAGCTCGTATGGCAGTTCTTGTCAATGGGTCGAACAATTCCGTTTGAAGTGCAAAAGGCCGGGAGTAAGACAAGGGGACCCGTTATGCCCTTTCTTGTTTATCCTAGTCATGGAGGCATTGAATGTGCAGTGGTAATGAACAGAGCAGTCCATTTGGGTATCTTCCACGGAATAAAAACTCCATCTGATGGTCCGTGTGTTTCACATCTCTTTTTCGCCGATGATGCGATTTTTATGGGGGAATGGAGTGAAAAAAATGCAAGGAATTTAAGAAGAGTTTTGAGGTGTTTTTACTTAGCTTCGGGATTAAgggtaaattatatatacaaatagtCGTTTATTTGGGGTCGGGGTGATACAATTAAGCAGAAGTTAATCAGCTTGCTTGCAAACTCCCTGAAATGCAAAGTTGGGGCTTTTCCGATCAGTTATCTGCTTGGACTTCCATTAGGTGCAAATATGAATCTAATCAAGTATTGGAAACCAGTTGTGGATGTTTTCAAAACAAGATTGTCATTATGGAAGGCAAAAACACTATCCTTTGGGGGAAGACTCACGTTACTAAAATCGGTACTTGGATCTGTCCCTACATATTATTTCTCACTATTTAAGGCACCAAAACACATCATTGATgtccttgaaaaaaaaaagagaaaacagTTCTTGTGGTCGGGTGGGGAGGATAAATCAAAAATCCACTGGGTAAAGTGGGAGAGGATGTTGGCTTCAAAAACAGTTGGTGGTTGGGGATTGGGTTAATTGCTACATGCTTTCAACTTGTCTTTGCTTTGCAAATGGTGGTGGAGGGCGAAAGCTAGACCCAGTGacggcttaaggtttttagaGGCTTCAAACGAGATTAATTCTGGGggcctagttcattaccatataaactaaagtaaaaaaaaaaaagtttgacagAATACTGACAGCAAAATGGGGTAAATCTTTGTAGTATGTTTGAGTTACAAGAGAATACAGCAAaatgttataattttaaaatgagTGGTGAAAGTTTGACAGAGTAAGTACCACCCAATTAAGAAAGGACTTGTCGTCAATCTTTCCACTTTCGTCTATCTCTCCTATCAATGGAGGCAGTGGTGGAAGTTATCAAAGCAAGATCGTATTTGTGGATTAGCAATCGTACAAAGGCAAGTAAGTTTCAATGGTGTAATTGGGAGAATATGCATTTGTAGTATGTGAtgtatataaaatcataatatgtAATGCTTTGACTATCATCTTGGTAGTCTAAGCATCTATGTACAGTATATTTTGATgctattaataaaattatattgactgttaaaaaaataaaataaaaaaatcaaccaCTCCTAAAAAAGTACAAAACCTCCAATAAAGCCCATTTAAGGCCTACCCAAGCCCACTTTAGACCGGTTTCCAAATCATAGACTACCTTTTACTTTTTAAGGCTTGGCCTTGCCATGCCCAAACCCGTTAAATCCCGATTGCACTTTTTTCGACCACCTTTTATTTCTGATGTATGATTCTACTGTGTGGTACTGTGGTTAACtatatgaaattattaataCAGAATTAAAATTCACAGCAAGTAAGAAGTAACAACAAAAATATTGGAAAGAAACATACTATTTGTTGTGGTTCCATCACATATGGTATTCTAGTTACTaactaattaagttaaaattCTAGTTTGTGAAAACAGAAGTCGATGATCAATCGATCAGTTGACGCGATCAATcttctttatattatttatctTGTCCCTCCTTGTTATAGTTTCAGCACCTACCTACCATATATCCTGCATTCATATATAAACAGTTAGACATATATTGAGCAAAGATAAAATACAACTAACAACTAAGATAGAATTGAAACCAAAAAAGATGACATCAAAATATGCAGATTAGCTATAGTTTATCGCAGAGGTACAAATTTTGTACAGCTTTAATTTACCTCATTGCTAGCTCATGATAACCGACGACAATTAAtatttaacttctttttcaaaatcGTAAATCATAATAATGGTAACTTCAATTCTTTTTACTTCATATATGAGCATCAACTTAAAAAAACTCGAAACTAGCATTAATTCATGTAAATTAATGTAATGTCCTGCATGTTTTAGTTTGAAAATGGACTCGTCCTAGTTTAACTAACGATCGAGTATATAGAACGTTATAATACGAAGAGAAGTGCCCAGTCTAAGATCAATGTTCAGTAGTTTGCAACAATCTATATATGCTTTAAGATTTAACGTACACATTGATCGAGAAGATATacaaagagtatatatataggtgaatTAGAACACACCTTAGCATCATAACTCTCACGATTTTTACTtgtctagctagctagctaccaCTTTCGCTTACTCTCCAGTATACCATGTGAAAATGGAAAGGAGCCTGAAGAAACATCATCCAAACTAGAATTTGCAATAGCACGATCAGTTGTCTCACCTATCCCAATATTAGCAAGGGAAGATAGTCTCTGCCGGCCACCAATATAGGGAGACACAAGGCTCTGGACAAATATAGGAGCACTAGCATACACCCAATCAGTGTCTAAACATCTAAGGTGATCAACAGTACCTTCTCGAACGCCACCCCGTGGCGGTGTTTTCAAGTAGTGTACAGCATCAGGGTTTATCTCATGATCAAAAAGTTGATACAATTCCCATGACTGTTTTGCATTGCAGTTTCTCATTACCCATGTAGTGTTAGAGGAGCTGCATAAGGTCCGTGAAATGGGAAATTGGTACTGATATTTCCGTCTCCCTGCAGATTTATCATCACTTTCACTTATAGCAGATTTGTGATTATAGATGCATAGACATCCCCGGATACTACACCCAAGTCTATACGTTTCCTCCATAGAAAACGAGTcatgatgatgatctggtagagGGATTTCTTTGAATTCCTCGCTAGATAAATCTAACGAAAGAATTACTATTTTTTCGTTTTCACGATAACTACTCCTCATAAGCCAGTGAAGCCCCCCATCACACAAGATTCCGGATTTACCACTACCAAGGTATAGCATATACATAACTCGATCGATAAGCCTCCAAACATTCGATTTCAGCGAGAACACATAAAATCGTGTGTGGTCCTTTTCGTTTCTCGTGCACCCAACTATAACCTTGTAATCATCTATGGACGAATCATAACCAAAACCCCAACATGATGTACTACTTCTAGTAAAGTAGAGAGGCGGTGGGAGTAATTTCACCTCTCTAGTCCAAGGATTGGTTACTAAAAGTCGATCATAATCATTAAGAGAGACGCATACTAGGCCATTAGCAGAACCAACAATACGACAAGAACCACTTTCAGGCATGATGATCCTTTTTCTTTGCCCATAAGTGTTAAGATCATTAGCATAAGAACGATTTAAATGAGATTCGACGAAACAAGGATCCGAAACAAAAGAATACCAAGACTTACAAACCCGCTTGCATTGGATTAAATCTTCCAGATTCAGTCTGATGAGTATCTGCAGAAGCATATCAAACCCAAGCTCCGCCATCGTATtgaaaaaacttaattaaaaaccCTAATGGAAACAATATTATATGAAACGAATTAAGCAAGTGTAGATAGATCGATAGATATAGGTTAGTTAAACTCAAAATAACATTCGTTAGCCGGCCCGTACACCAATTAAGTAAAGCTTCAGGCCCATACACATTATTGTTTTACAAGAAtgcctattttttttttttaatatctgtACACGATACTAgatttaagaatttttttaagataaataatactccctccgtcccaattcaaatgtcatagtttgacattttggGTCTTTCTTGTTTAACTTTGACCGTCTAGATTtctatttatgttatataatatttgatgtaatatatatgaatcagttaggttttaaatatattttataacgaTATAACTTTCGctaagtattataaaacaaaaaaaataatattaatggtcaaagttACGAAAGATTGACTTAGACAGTCAAAcgtggacatttaaattgggacggaagAAGTAATAAATAATACGGATTATTTGAATATATGTTACATCTAATGTTTTGGTCGGTAACCTAATAACAAGTGACATGCATGAATcataaaattatttatcaaaatacatgttacaattttattttagtatGATATATACAGATACCTATACCCTTAGACAATGACATGCGCTAAAAGTTGTCGTTTTTCTAACATTTTATCAAATACGATATTAGAAAAATCTCACCGAAAGTTTGTATATACCAAGACAACAATATGATAGATCATGTGTTGGAGGGAAAAAACCTTAATTAAGGCTTGTCATCCCTAATAATCGGACCCAAAACCTTGGGTTAAATCGCAAATTAAATGTCTTTCACCAACTGGGCTGATCATCAATGACGAAAATTGTGTTGTTTCTATTTAACTTTACAAAAGTAATTAAGAATATCTTTATTGTTTTTCcaatttgtatgtttataaccAAAATTTGTAAAACCTTATTAGTATTGTAATTATGATATGGTAATGGTGAGTACTAACTAAAATTTGGTGtctatattgtttttttttttaattaacagcAAATCTTTGAGCTTGgttttttcttcaagaagttaaTGTAGTCTTTATCACTCTAACTAAGTAACGATGGTTGTCTATATTGTTTAATAGGTAGTTTAAACCCCTCGTTACGGGGACGCATGCAGTTGTGGTTTTTATGCGTTTTTTAAGATAATACTACGAATACATCTTAATAAATGTGTTTACTTATATATTAAGATGATATCTCAACCATGTCCATGTTCAAAAGTTATCATTCCATCTAAGCTCAaaattttctaatatatatatatagtctgacgagcatggtacccgcacaatgcggcggcggtggtagAAAAGatggtctagtggtgtcggtgatggtactattggtggtggtggtagtgtcaagtggtgtaggtggaaatttttagaagataagagcttaaagtattaagtattaaaataagggtttatggtgtaaattacTTCATTAAGAGtaaagttggtaatttataaaactctttccataatgagtttttattaaggggcaatttagtaatttcgtatgtgacatatgagtaactatttctattttgagaagggtgcataatctttataaaggagtatagataatagCTCACTCTGTGTTGCGGTTATCCGTTTCTTTGAAGATCAACATCATAACATCActattatgttttatgtttactCCTAAAATTAACCAATAAGAGACAAAATGTTGCAAAAAGAAATtccaaaaatcaaacaaaaaagtaCAATGAAAGTTGAGGAAAAAAAGGAATTCTGAAAATATATATGCGAAAATAAATGTTGCGAAAAAAGAATAACTTTAGAAAAACACAAATGAAagtttaataaagaaaatacttACGTTAGAAAGAAAAATGCTATCGAAAAACAAAAGAATtacaaaaaaacatttaaaaaaacaatatgttacCTAATAGAAACCAAAACTAAACAAAAGTAGCCGAATATCAATAGAAAACCAAAAGCAAAACAATAAAGTGTAAGAAAAGAATGAAAGGAGATAAAAGATATCTTAATATTACGTGGAATgttcatatatagtttttggGTATCTACAATAATTATTTGCCATCTgcaataatatatgttttacgCAGTTGTAAACTGTGCAGGAAAACACgtacatttgttgtagatggttactagttgttgtagatttatcacttcccatagtttttagaaaaaaatattatgtaacATGTTCATAGTTTTTTTCAAgaagattttaatttatttatgatgtcatatttagttatttactattgaacattttaaaaataaatagtccACTAAATGATttctttaaagtttttttttaattgaaaatgtcttttatgttttattactCGAGTATATCAATaggtacttatatataaaaactatgttagttaatttaatattatcaaACCAAACTAGTTTATTACTCAGGTAATACGAGAGGATTTATACATTattctttaaattaaaaaactttttaatcaTGAAAATAATTAACATCTAAATAAAGATTTACAAACTTTTGAACCACAATCATAATAAAATGTTCATTGTCGATGATGGTTAACAAATAATGTTTTCATCtataaaacttaaatatatgCATTGAATACACACGTACGGTATGTTCCAATAAGTGTAAGTTcactattatattaattatgaaATATTAAATAGATTCTTTTAGTAATACTAAGTTATAATTACATAAACTTTACTCATATTAAGAGCATTAaatgtgttattttaatttaatctatGAATTTAAACAATCACATCAATAAAAACCATCTAAtactaaaatatttaaaaaaaagcgTGTGATGTTGTTGAAATAAAATCGTTAATAATGGaaagaaaatataattgaatatttttgttgtaatatcatacttttaatgttttattataaataaataaaaataataatacaactaaaattttttacaaaaaaattagtGAAATAAATGGTATATAGTATAGACtattaacaaacaaataaatgtataataaatttatcaaaaatctttttatcaaaatttaaattccCGTATTAATccattcaaaattaaaatttggtcAAATATCTGTATCATTTACACAACattagaaataataaaaaaaaaaaaaaggtaaatgccCGAAAACCCCTTAGTCCCGTAGAGAATTTTTTCACTCAAGCTAGCAACCCTGCAACACAACATTAGGAATACCTATATATAAAGGGAAAAGTGAGTGATGgtccccctgatttttatgaaataaaaaaatcaagatgtgaggagtttttcacccaagttgggtggtgTTGTCCCACACATTCATTTCCCCCATATATAAAACtctctatataaaaatataatataccatataaatgattttatttatttatgagttatatacattaaagactactattataaatatatagttaaaaatgTTATAGAATGATATTCAATTAGGctatttaaattaaaacaaatagaaTTAAGGActttataaacatttatatgAAACTATGAGGACTAAAAGTGTTATTGACTAATTTTTTAGTGAATGATATGATCTAGTGGTTAAAAATGAGAGATTAAATTTAATGAATGGTCCTTACTTTTTCAATTTGGAATTAcaggttttgttttaatatatattaaagattataACATATCAATAACaagaaatacatatatttatcttgttttttaaaattttaattaaaaacccGGATTTATTAGctagttttaaaatataagaaaataaaaggattTGAGTGAGCAAAATAACATTTTCAAAGTCTAATAAAAAAACTgacaaaatataaaacataaaagtttaaattgTAAAAGCAAGAATTCTTGAAACAAAACAAATAGGATGGAAAGGAGTTGAGTTTAGAACTCTAACCAAAATAGAAAGCAAGCCATATACCATCTGTCTgaaaacattttattatataaatcttaaacttacttttgttttattaattgtCCTTTATGcttcaaattttataattaactgTTCACATGCCTTTGTATTAATAAAGGATGTAATGAAGATTTTATACGAGATACAGTAGAAATTAATATCTAATTGTTTTAATCTAGACACGTGTCCGATGCGACAGTATGGTcatggtgacgggtggtggtggcggggATGAcaatggcggtggcggtggttgcGGAGACGGGTGGTGGTGCCGTGATTATCAATGTAaaatttattaatgtaaaggggtatatatactatattataaaaataataacttcatgttgaaagttacgtagagaaaaatgtctaaaatatcattaatgattaaattacacaatcaattatttatcttttaaaaaaactctattaattttttacataaattacttttacatcaattatcaatACCACTTGaagccgccaccaccaccaccaatcatCCCCATCACCACACCGTCGTCGTCACGAATACCGCgacattacgcgggtaccatactggtttaattattttaatgtttgaaaaatgtatattataaataattttattaaaagtaatatataaataatttacatatatagtCAAATTGAAAGGAGGTGGTCTTGGTTTAGACTCTTTATTGCAAAAAGACCAATTTGGTCAACAAATCCGTGGTGTACAGGTAGAAATCACACGGGTTTTGAAGTGCCAATAAAGACTCGACA harbors:
- the LOC122604716 gene encoding F-box/kelch-repeat protein At3g06240-like; translated protein: MAELGFDMLLQILIRLNLEDLIQCKRVCKSWYSFVSDPCFVESHLNRSYANDLNTYGQRKRIIMPESGSCRIVGSANGLVCVSLNDYDRLLVTNPWTREVKLLPPPLYFTRSSTSCWGFGYDSSIDDYKVIVGCTRNEKDHTRFYVFSLKSNVWRLIDRVMYMLYLGSGKSGILCDGGLHWLMRSSYRENEKIVILSLDLSSEEFKEIPLPDHHHDSFSMEETYRLGCSIRGCLCIYNHKSAISESDDKSAGRRKYQYQFPISRTLCSSSNTTWVMRNCNAKQSWELYQLFDHEINPDAVHYLKTPPRGGVREGTVDHLRCLDTDWVYASAPIFVQSLVSPYIGGRQRLSSLANIGIGETTDRAIANSSLDDVSSGSFPFSHGILESKRKW